Proteins co-encoded in one Pseudarthrobacter chlorophenolicus A6 genomic window:
- a CDS encoding riboflavin synthase, translated as MFTGIIAEQGEVLAVERDGDTSATVRLRAPGTTEGLALGGSIAVNGVCLTATAIDGKEFSVDVMGETLVRSTIGELAAGDAVNLERCVPAGGRLDGHVVQGHVDGVGVLLEREPQGNWERLRFGVPANLARYIAEKGSIAIDGVSLTVTAVSAATEEQPWFEVGLIPTTLAETGLGTKTTGSRVNLEVDVLAKYTERLLSFRSVSTGDAGAAGTGNTVAAAPGGAR; from the coding sequence ATGTTTACCGGAATAATCGCCGAACAGGGAGAGGTGCTCGCCGTCGAGCGGGACGGCGACACCAGTGCCACCGTCCGGCTCCGGGCCCCCGGCACCACCGAAGGGCTGGCCCTGGGCGGCTCCATCGCCGTCAACGGCGTATGCCTCACCGCAACGGCCATCGACGGCAAGGAATTCAGCGTCGACGTCATGGGCGAGACCCTGGTCCGGAGCACCATCGGCGAACTGGCCGCAGGCGACGCCGTCAACCTGGAACGCTGCGTCCCCGCAGGAGGGCGGCTGGACGGCCACGTGGTGCAGGGCCATGTGGACGGCGTCGGCGTCCTCCTGGAACGCGAGCCGCAGGGCAACTGGGAACGGCTCCGCTTCGGCGTGCCCGCCAACCTGGCCCGCTACATTGCCGAGAAGGGTTCCATCGCCATTGACGGCGTCTCCCTGACCGTGACGGCCGTCAGCGCCGCCACGGAGGAACAGCCGTGGTTCGAAGTGGGACTGATCCCCACCACCCTGGCCGAGACCGGTCTCGGCACCAAGACCACCGGAAGCCGGGTCAACCTCGAAGTGGACGTCCTCGCCAAATACACCGAACGCCTGCTCTCGTTCCGCAGCGTCAGCACCGGGGACGCTGGCGCCGCCGGTACCGGGAACACCGTTGCGGCAGCACCGGGCGGTGCCCGGTGA
- the ribD gene encoding bifunctional diaminohydroxyphosphoribosylaminopyrimidine deaminase/5-amino-6-(5-phosphoribosylamino)uracil reductase RibD: MAAELRVAAPFTPAEVQAMEHALEAALQGPRGANPLVGAVVVSPDGRELATGYHRGAGTAHAEADAVARAREAGVDLAGCTMVVTLEPCNHVGRTGPCTEAIIAAGITDVVYAVDDPHDPAAGGAATLRNAGISVRSGLAAAESLELNRRWFEAVAEKRPFTTLHIAQTLDGRIAAEDGTSQWISSPESLADNHGIRSRIDAILVGTQTVAVDNPRLNARDASGNPAARQPVRAVMGLRDIPEHAAILGDDGLAVHLPTRDPREALTTLYASGTRHVMVEGGSRILSAFLTAGLVDELIVYLAPTLLGSGTPSLDGLGVSTLPDAQHWEWDASDGGPVRTLGRDLRLHLKPQRHVALDPQPSREAARQAQGGY; this comes from the coding sequence TGGGCGCCGTCGTCGTAAGCCCTGACGGCCGCGAACTTGCCACTGGCTACCACCGCGGCGCGGGCACCGCGCATGCCGAGGCTGATGCCGTGGCCCGTGCCCGGGAAGCAGGCGTGGACCTTGCCGGATGCACCATGGTGGTCACCCTCGAGCCCTGCAACCACGTGGGCCGGACGGGACCGTGCACGGAAGCGATCATCGCTGCCGGCATCACCGATGTTGTCTACGCCGTGGACGATCCCCACGACCCCGCAGCCGGCGGGGCAGCCACCCTGCGCAACGCCGGTATCTCTGTCCGCAGCGGCCTGGCCGCGGCGGAATCCCTCGAACTGAACCGCCGGTGGTTCGAGGCGGTAGCAGAAAAGCGGCCCTTCACCACCCTCCACATCGCCCAAACGCTCGACGGACGGATTGCCGCCGAAGACGGCACCAGCCAGTGGATCTCCAGCCCGGAATCCCTGGCGGACAACCACGGGATCCGGAGCCGCATCGACGCCATCCTGGTGGGAACCCAGACCGTCGCGGTGGACAATCCCCGCCTGAATGCCCGGGACGCCTCCGGCAACCCGGCAGCGAGGCAGCCGGTCCGCGCCGTCATGGGCCTTAGGGACATTCCCGAGCACGCCGCGATCCTGGGCGATGACGGACTGGCTGTCCACCTTCCCACTCGGGATCCGCGCGAGGCATTGACCACCCTGTACGCCTCCGGAACCCGCCACGTCATGGTGGAGGGCGGTTCACGGATCCTCAGCGCGTTCCTCACCGCAGGGCTGGTGGATGAACTGATCGTCTACCTGGCACCCACACTGCTCGGTTCCGGAACACCGTCGCTGGACGGGCTGGGAGTCAGCACCCTCCCGGACGCCCAGCACTGGGAATGGGACGCTTCCGACGGCGGTCCCGTGCGGACGCTCGGCCGCGACCTGAGACTTCACCTGAAACCGCAACGCCACGTTGCACTTGACCCACAACCGTCCCGCGAAGCTGCGCGACAAGCCCAGGGAGGCTACTGA